Proteins from a single region of Tachysurus vachellii isolate PV-2020 chromosome 15, HZAU_Pvac_v1, whole genome shotgun sequence:
- the LOC132857618 gene encoding NACHT, LRR and PYD domains-containing protein 12-like isoform X3 has translation MKSDHSMNSPLKFQEGSSSTPGVKPPSPVPSCLSMKSDNSMNSPLKFQNETSQVPMAIQQKRLHTSPSSCVSVKSDWSMEQPISLNKSTEHRVKPPSPVPSCLSMKSDNSMNSPLKFQNETSQVPMAIQQKRLHTSPSSCVSVKSDWSMEQPISLNKSTEHRVKPPSPVPSCLSMKSDNSMNSPLKFQNETSQVPMAIQQKRLHTSPSSCVSVKSDWSMEQPISLNKSTEHRNSTKIQLNKPMTNITGISENMINSAHDSQKFSPEEESYIKLKSSLKNRFQQISDGLQRQGYSKLLNDIYTELYITEGGSGEVNNEHEVRQIEEASRIHQITDDKPIKCNDIFKALKGQDRVIRTVMTKGVAGIGKTISVQKFILDWAEGTANQDVHFIFPLPFRELNLLKDQRFSLEDLLHYFFPQLKDIKIANVTTKNIVFIFDGLDEHRLHLDFQNSMVVSEVNITTSVDVLLTNLIKGNLLPSALIWITSRPAAACQIPYEWISQVTEIRGFNDPQKEEYLRKSISDVNLANDVIKQLKLSRSLYIMCHIPVFCWISATVLEKLLKEAEGKSIPKTLTQMYTHFLIIQTHIRKEKYNEEQRDDKEMIFKLGELAFKQLLKGNLIFYEDDLKECGINVNDAVVNSGVCTRIFREEFDLLQSKGRVFCFVHLSIQEHLAALYVHIDFSRGNNTVLHQWNPTKCAIKFTCMSLAELHKTAVDKALQCKSGEFDLFLRFLLGISQESNQALLQALITQTSESSSQSVQQTIEYIKIRLRMRLDPEKYINLFHCLNELNDFSLEEEIQEFQRSRRLAKTKLSPSQWAALVFVLLTSGNSLDVYDLRKYCMDNSDECLQRMLPVVKLSRTAEVRNCNLLDKGFRALTTAISSKSSSLRELKLGSNVLHQSGIRIISEGLQSPHCKLEILELSDCAIQAEDCSPLFSALNSNPSQLRVLDLSFNPLGASGTSGIILLSDALRNPHCRLETLKLYSCQLSSQCCPYLAEALKNNSSLIELDLSKNALNFRGVQQLSKGLGNPSCKLSVLNLSDCGITSNGFRSLFDALNSNPSHLTELCLNRNKFGDIGVQYISDHLSKPCCRLEKLSLSYCFVTEIGCTALASALALNPSHLKELQLTGNQPGNTGREKLSVLQQHKDYRLEKLKL, from the exons ATGAAAAGTGACCATTCAATGAACTCTCCACTGAAGTTTCAGGAAGGATCATCAAGCACTCCTGG AGTAAAACCACCTTCACCTGTACCAAGCTGTCTGTCGATGAAAAGTGATAATTCAATGAACTCTCCACTGAAGTTTCAAAATGAAACATCACAAGTTCCCAT GGCAATTCAACAGAAAAGATTACACACTTCACCATCcagctgtgtgtctgttaaAAGTGACTGGTCTATGGAACAACCAATTTCTTTGAACAAATCTACTGAGCACAG agtaAAACCACCTTCACCTGTACCAAGCTGTCTGTCGATGAAAAGTGATAATTCAATGAACTCTCCACTGAAGTTTCAAAATGAAACATCACAAGTTCCCAT GGCAATTCAACAGAAAAGATTACACACTTCACCATCcagctgtgtgtctgttaaAAGTGACTGGTCTATGGAACAACCAATTTCTTTGAACAAATCTACTGAGCACAG AGTAAAACCACCTTCACCTGTACCAAGCTGTCTGTCGATGAAAAGTGATAATTCAATGAACTCTCCACTGAAGTTTCAAAATGAAACATCACAAGTTCCCAT GGCAATTCAACAGAAAAGATTACACACTTCACCATCcagctgtgtgtctgttaaAAGTGACTGGTCTATGGAACAACCAATTTCTTTGAACAAATCTACTGAGCACAG GAATAGTACCAAGATTCAACTAAACAAGCCAATGACAAACATAACTGGAATTTCAGAAAACATGATTAACTCTGCTCATGACTCTCAAAA GTTCTCACCTGAAGAAGAATCATACATAAAATTAAAATCCAGTCTAAAGAATCGATTTCAGCAGATATCTGATGGCCTACAAAGACAGGGATATTCAAAACTTCTCAATGACATCTACACAGAGCTTTACATCACAGAGGGAGGAAGTGGAGAAGTGAATAATGAACATGAAGTGAGGCAGATTGAAGAAGCATCAAGGATTCACCAGATAACAGATGACAAGCCAATTAAATGCAACGACATCTTCAAAGCCTTAAAAGGACAAGATAGAGTCATTAGGACTGTGATGACAAAGGGAGTTGCTGGAATTGGAAAAACAATCTCTGTGCAGAAattcattctggactgggctgaaggcACAGCGAATCAAGATGTCCATTTCATATTCCCACTTCCCTTCAGGGAGCTTAACCTGTTGAAGGACCAGCGGTTCAGTCTGGAGGATCtgcttcattatttctttccaCAGCTAAAAGATATAAAGATTGCGAATGTCACGACAAAAaacattgtgttcatttttgatGGTCTGGATGAACATCGTTTACACCTGGATTTTCAAAACAGTATGGTTGTTAGTGAGGTAAATATCACTACCTCAGTTGATGTTTTGCTGACAAACCTCATCAAGGGGAATCTTCTTCCTTCTGCACTCATTTGGATAACCTCCAGACCAGCAGCAGCTTGTCAAATTCCTTATGAATGGATAAGTCAGGTCACAGAGATCCGAGGATTTAATGACCCTCAGAAGGAAGAGTACTTAAGAAAGAGCATCAGCGACGTAAACCTGGCCAATGATGTCATCAAACAACTAAAGTTGTCAAGGAGCCTCTATATCATGTGCCACATACCGGTGTTTTGTTGGATTTCAGCAACTGTTTTAGAGAAGTTGTTAAAAGAAGCGGAGGGCAAATCAATtcccaagactctgactcaaatgtacacacattttCTCATAATTCAGACTCACATTAGAAAGGAAAAGTATAACGAGGAACAGAGAGATGACAAAGAGATGATTTTTAAATTAGGAGAACTTGCCTTCAAACAGTTGCTAAAAGGCAATTTGATCTTCTATGAGGACGACCTGAAAGAGTGTGGCATCAACGTCAATGATGCAGTCGTGAACTCAGGAGTTTGTACCCGaatcttcagagaggagttcGATCTTCTCCAGAGTAAAGGAAGGGTGTTTTGCTTCGTACACTTAAGTATCCAGGAACATCTTGCAGCTTTGTATGTGCACATAGACTTCAGCAGAGGGAACAATACTGTGCTTCACCAGTGGAATCCGACAAAGTGCGCCATTAAATTTACATGTATGTCCCTCGCTGAACTTCACAAGACTGCTGTGGACAAAGCCTTGCAATGTAAAAGTGGGGAGTTTGACCTATTTCTCCGCTTCCTGCTTGGCATCTCTCAGGAAAGCAACCAGGCTCTGCTGCAAGCGCTGATAACACAGACATCAGAATCCAGTTCGCAAAGTGTTCAACAGACAATCGAGTACATCAAAATCCGGCTCAGGATGCGCCTTGATCCAGAGAAGTATATCAACCTGTTTCACTGCCTTAATGAACTCAATGACTTTTCTCTCGAGGAGGAGATACAAGAGTTCCAGAGATCCAGACGCCTTGCCAAAACCAAGCTCTCACCTTCACAGTGGGctgctctggtgtttgtgttgctgACCTCAGGAAACTCACTAGATGTCTATGACCTGAGGAAATACTGCATGGACAATTCAGACGAATGCCTTCAAAGAATGTTGCCTGTTGTGAAGTTGTCTAGAACAGCCGA AGTCAGAAACTGTAACCTTTTGGACAAAGGCTTTCGAGCTCTGACCACAGCCATCAGCTCAAAGTCGTCAAGCCTCAGAGAACTGAAACTCGGTAGTAATGTTTTGCATCAGTCTGGAATAAGAATTATTTCTGAAGGTCTTCAAAGTCCACATTGTAAACTGGAAATTCTGGA attGTCTGATTGTGCTATTCAAGCAGAAGACTGCAGTCCCCTTTTCTCAGCCCTTAACTCAAACCCTTCACAGCTAAGAGTGCTTGACCTGAGCTTCAATCCCCTGGGTGCATCAGGAACATCAGGAATAATCCTCCTCTCTGATGCTTTGAGAAATCCACACTGTAGGCTGGAGACATTAAA GCTTTATAGCTGTCAGCTAAGCAGTCAATGCTGCCCATACCTGGCTGAGGCGCTGAAAAATAACTCCAGTTTGATTGAGTTGGATTTGAGTAAAAATGCTCTTAATTTTCGTGGAGTACAACAGCTCTCTAAAGGCCTGGGGAATCCGTCCTGTAAACTGAGCGTTCTAAA TTTATCAGACTGTGGCATCACCAGTAACGGCTTCCGCTCGCTGTTTGACGCTCTGAATTCAAACCCCTCTCACCTGACTGAGCTGTGTCTGAACAGGAATAAATTTGGGGACATTGGAGTACAGTACATCTCAGATCATCTAAGCAAACCCTGCTGTAGGCTGGAAAAACTAAG TTTGTCATACTGTTTTGTCACTGAAATCGGTTGCACTGCTTTGGCGTCGGCTCTTGCACTGAACCCATCACACCTCAAAGAGCTGCAACTAACTGGGAACCAACCAGGGAACACTGGACGGGAAAAACTTTCAGTTCTACAACAACATAAAGACTACAGACTGGAAAAACTAAA GTTATAG